In the genome of Fusarium fujikuroi IMI 58289 draft genome, chromosome FFUJ_chr02, one region contains:
- a CDS encoding related to aspartate--tRNA ligase, mitochondrial — MALPLSRCRASLRLSTCTRSSTTLRTRQFLPRSFSHSSISYSKAQPTKDDVLKLWDQYSNAGIPTTPGANGQYAGFMNKRRNMSSKLSFADLVLPSGEVIQLCADSTKYPEASTLFRSIRATSPVVVSTESETSPSPDAEKQPSKRTFYVKNIRPLNDVQQNLIVTLDVIFPDTKRHYQLRHHPELLARLQFRSWLKGQLTAGLQEKGFTDIETPTLFKSTPEGAREFLVPTRRPGFAYALTQSPQQYKQVLMASGVSRYMQWARCYRDEDARTDRQPEFTQLDMEWAFANAEVVRKDVTDIVLRSLEVLRPAHSYKNIRGSRVPVIADIPQGSRPADEPVQHKVTTLTFQECISMYGTDKPDLRLPGRIHTIPNEMCEQFASMMTYLKDPLIEAFHIPVKDLDDDIPRPKRFTEEFIESLPKHLRENKDGMPVILVCDSRQPRGGFSSLGVECDEVVNIATGGKGVLEGDILVFQAREKPKGQYYRASTAIGEIRSELYKKLLANGLVEDLPAPGTPDSMQFVWVIDFPMFKPTGEDNDPGQEGSAGIAAAHHPFTAPKSKHDLELLFTDPLQAKSAAYDLVLNGVEVGGGSERIHIPAVQEFIMRDILKMKDSRIEDFAHLFDALKAGCPPHAGFALGFDRLVALLTDTTTVRDVIAFPKTMKGDDPFVKAPTRVTAEQLAPYGLQLRGKQ, encoded by the exons ATGGCGCTCCCTCTCTCTCGCTGTCGCGCCTCCTTGCGCCTCAGCACATGCACTCGATCCTCAACTACCTTGCGCACCCGACAATTCCTCCCCCGAAGCTTCAGCcactcctccatctcctaCTCAAAAGCTCAGCCCACCAAAGACGATGTTCTCAAGCTCTGGGATCAGT ATAGCAATGCGGGTATACCGACTACGCCTGGTGCCAACGGGCAGTATGCGGGGTTCATGAATAAGAGGAGGAACATGTCGTCAAAGCTCTCGTTTGCCGATCTCGTTCTACCATCCGGCGAAGTCATTCAACTATGCGCCGACTCGACGAAATACCCTGAAGCGTCTACACTCTTTCGAAGTATTCGTGCAACAAGTCCTGTTGTCGTAAGCACCGAAAGCGAAACGAGCCCAAGCCCAGACGCCGAGAAACAACCCTCCAAGCGAACATTTTATGTCAAAAACATCCGACCATTGAACGACGTCCAGCAAAACCTCATTGTGACACTCGACGTCATATTCCCCGATACCAAGCGCCATTACCAGCTCCGCCATCACCCCGAGCTCCTAGCCAGACTTCAATTCCGATCATGGCTCAAGGGACAATTGACCGCCGGTCTGCAAGAGAAGGGCTTCACAGACATCGAGACTCCAACACTATTCAAGTCAACGCCCGAAGGCGCACGAGAATTCCTGGTGCCAACTCGTCGTCCTGGTTTCGCATACGCTCTCACACAAAGTCCCCAGCAGTACAAGCAGGTCCTCATGGCCAGTGGTGTTTCGCGATACATGCAGTGGGCGCGCTGCTATCGTGATGAGGACGCTCGCACGGATCGGCAACCTGAGTTTACGCAGCTTGATATGGAGTGGGCATTTGCGAATGCGGAGGTGGTGAGGAAGGATGTTACAGATATTGTACTACGGTCGCTTGAAGTCTTGAGACCGGCGCATAGCTACAAGAACATCCGGGGAAGTCGTGTGCCTGTGATTGCAGACATTCCCCAAGGTTCTCGTCCTGCCGATGAACCGGTTCAGCACAAGGTCACGACACTTACGTTCCAAGAGTGCATTTCGATGTACGGAACCGACAAGCCAGACCTGCGCCTCCCAGGAAGA ATCCACACGATACCGAACGAAATGTGCGAGCAGTTCGCCAGCATGATGACGTACCTCAAAGACCCCCTCATCGAAGCCTTCCACATCCCCGTCAAAGATCTCGACGACGATATCCCAAGACCAAAGCGCTTCACTGAAGAGTTCATCGAATCACTACCGAAACACCTTCGCGAGAACAAAGACGGCATGCCAGTGATACTAGTCTGCGACTCGAGACAACCGCGCGGCGGCTTCTCTTCACTCGGTGTAGAATGCGACGAAGTCGTCAATATCGCAACGGGCGGAAAGGGTGTTCTAGAGGGTGATATCCTCGTCTTTCAAGCCCGCGAGAAGCCAAAGGGTCAATACTACCGCGCCTCCACAGCAATCGGCGAAATCCGCAGCGAGCTGtacaagaagcttctcgccaaCGGTCTCGTAGAAGACCTCCCCGCACCCGGTACTCCCGACTCAATGCAATTCGTCTGGGTAATCGACTTTCCCATGTTCAAGCCCACCGGCGAGGACAACGatccaggccaagaaggctccGCTGGCATCGCAGCAGCGCACCACCCCTTCACAGCGCCCAAGTCCAAGCACGATCTTGAACTCCTCTTCACAGACCCATTGCAGGCTAAGAGCGCAGCATACGATCTCGTCCTCAACGGCGTAGAGgtcggcggcggcagcgaACGTATCCACATACCCGCCGTGCAGGAGTTCATCATGCGGGATatcctcaagatgaaggatagTAGGATCGAGGACTTTGCGCATCTCTTCGATGCGTTGAAGGCAGGGTGTCCGCCGCATGCGGGATTTGCGCTGGGCTTTGATCGGTTGGTTGCGCTTTTGACGGATACGACGACTGTGAGGGATGTCATTGCGTTtccgaagacgatgaagggTGATGATCCGTTTGTCAAGGCGCCGACGAGGGTTACGGCGGAGCAGCTTGCGCCGTATGGGTTGCAGCTAAGGGGTAAGCAGTGA
- a CDS encoding related to integral membrane protein, with product MASLYGRDENTDRSSELNATTTIVLVLSAVFVALRFWARYVRIGFGTDDWLTLVALVFVFITGGLNYGMIAYGLGKHAKRVSEEDLIIFFKILLAFECIYVTAVMLIKLALLSMYLRIFPSRNFRLASAIIAAVVIGWWIAICAVCIFQCHPIKKAWMPWLDYGTCINLKASFIGNAIPNIATDIAILCLPVGPILKLQVNMAQKLSLLVIFLLGSFPRVLGIDPFSVLFASIYRFTTIMQFDPIDTTWTLATACTWCVVEVACGTIALCLPTLRPLMLMISSKFESVTSRKDAAVRTGMQTELVTIGGTGGKTGHFHRIDDAYEPNSSQRGLATSDGSIPHGDPSDRGSGDDEVSLHQGKIDLRPR from the exons ATGGCCTCGTTGTATGGCCGTGACGAGAATACCGATCGGAGCAGCGAGCTCAATGCCACGACGACAATTGTTCTCGTTCTGTCCGCTGTGTTTGTCGCTCTGCGGTTCTGGGCGCGATATGTGAGGATTGGATTTGGAACTGATGACTGGTTGACTCTGGTAGCGCTG GTCTTTGTGTTCATCACAGGTGGTCTCAATTATGGCA TGATTGCGTATGGCCTCGGAAAGCATGCAAAGCGCGTGTCGGAAGAAGATCTAATaatcttcttcaagatcctcctCGCCTTCGAATGCATCTATGTCACAGCGGTGATGCTCATCAAACTCGCCCTTCTATCGATGTACCTGCGCATCTTCCCATCTCGAAACTTCCGATTGGCCTCGGCCATCATCGCTGCAGTCGTAATTGGCTGGTGGATTGCGATTTGCGCAGTGTGCATCTTCCAGTGCCACCCGATCAAGAAGGCTTGGATGCCGTGGCTTGATTATGGGACTtgcatcaacctcaaggcGTCGTTTATTGGCAATGCGATACCGAATATTGCAACGGATATCGCGATTTTGTGTTTGCCGGTCGGGCCAATTTTGAAGTTGCAGGTCAACATGGCACAGAAATTGTCGCTGTTGGTTATCTTTTTGCTCGGCAGTTT CCCGCGAGTCCTTGGTATTGACCCGTTTAGTGTCTTGTTCGCCAGTATCTACCGATTCACAACCATCATGCAATTCGACCCTATAGATACAACAT GGACCCTCGCTACAGCTTGCACCTGGTGTGTTGTCGAAGTCGCCTGCGGAACCATCGCCCTCTGCCTCCCAACACTCCGACCACTGATGCTCATGATCTCATCCAAGTTCGAAAGCGTCACATCCAGAAAAGATGCAGCTGTTCGCACCGGAATGCAAACAGAACTCGTCACGATTGGAGGCACGGGTGGAAAGACTGGGCATTTTCATCGCATAGACGATGCATATGAACCCAACTCAAGTCAAAGAGGACTGGCAACAAGTGATGGAAGCATACCACATGGTGATCCCAGTGATCGGGGATCTGGCGACGACGAAGTATCGTTACACCAAGGGAAGATTGATCTTCGTCCCAGATAA
- a CDS encoding related to aspartate--tRNA ligase, mitochondrial, with protein sequence MASQQAPGQSNSIDEYRALYKTYLEHCNAHDFEAMRSFYASPLVVNDKPITPQEATSSFKPMIDAFPDWHWNLRNLTIEGDYLSLLFKVTGTHKGDFRGYKATGRKIETNQFTLYHVVDGKFAQVWDLVDFETLISQIK encoded by the coding sequence ATGGCCAGCCAACAAGCACCCGGCCAATCCAACTCAATTGACGAGTACCGAGCGTTATACAAAACATATCTGGAACACTGCAACGCTCATGATTTTGAAGCAATGAGATCATTCTACGCGTCCCCCCTCGTCGTCAACGACAAGCCTATAACCCCACAAGAAGCAACATCTTCCTTCAAGCCCATGATCGACGCATTTCCCGACTGGCACTGGAACCTGCGAAACCTGACCATCGAAGGCGACTatctttcccttctcttcaaaGTCACGGGCACTCACAAGGGTGATTTTCGAGGCTACAAAGCCACAGGCCGCAAGATTGAGACGAATCAGTTCACGCTGTACCATGTCGTGGATGGAAAATTCGCCCAGGTCTGGGACCTGGTTGATTTCGAGACCTTGATTTCGCAGATCAAATAG
- a CDS encoding related to signal peptide protein — protein MSNPTIVFAPGAWHTADCYDVVRKELHAKGWETEAVDYPSVGAEPPTKGLSDDVAAVRTVVEKLAEEGKKVMVVVHSYGGLVGAEAVKGLGLKQRVQEGKTGGVIQLVYLSAFVMPKGVSILAALGGQYLPWMRVEGDYVYADTPENIFYHDVDPETQTKAIAALKHQSRRVYTDNVEYEPWHDVPCFFIFCDEDRAIPLAIQENLASTLGPNAGSFHIKSSHSPFLSLPKETVEGLEKAAQDGLTKSSS, from the exons ATGTCTAACCCTACTATCGTCTTCGCTCCTGGTGCGTGGCACACAGCTGATTGCTACGATGTCGTGCGGAAAGAACTCCACGCCAAGGGCTGGGAGactgaggctgttgattaCCCCTCTGTCGGCGCCGAGCCTCCTACTAAGGGACTGAGCGATGATGTCGCCGCTGTGCGaactgttgttgagaagttggcTGAGGAGGGTAAGAAGGTCATGGTTGTTGTGCACTCGTACGGTGGCCTTGTCGGCGCTGAGGCGGTTAagggcttgggcttgaagCAGCGCGTGCAGGAGGGCAAGACAGGCGGCGTGATTCAGCTTGTTTATCTGAGTGCTTTCGTCATGCCAAAGGGAGTTAGCATCCTTGCGGCCCTTGGAGGACAGTATCTTCCTTGGATGCGAGTCGAG GGAGACTATGTCTACGCTGACACCCCCGAAAACATCTTCTACCACGATGTTGATCCTGAAACGCAAACCAAGGCTATTGCTGCGTTGAAGCATCAGTCTCGTCGCGTGTACACCGACAATGTGGAGTATGAGCCGTGGCACGACGTTCCCTGCTTCTTCATTTTCTGCGATGAAGACCGTGCTATTCCTTTGGCTATTCAGGAGAATCTGGCTTCTACGCTGGGTCCTAATGCTGGAAGCTTTCACATCAAGAGCTCTCACTCGCCGTTCCTGTCGCTGCCGAAGGAGACGGTTGAGGGGCTGGAGAAGGCTGCTCAGGATGGGTTGACTAAGAGCTCAAGCTAG
- a CDS encoding probable monoamine oxidase N, with amino-acid sequence MSSRDGFSWTESQGLKAGVPCIGAINPPTNLSDKNIKFDVIVVGAGYCGLTAARDAAVAGLKVLLIEARDRIGGRSWSSNIEGYPYEMGGTWVYWGQPNVWREISRYGMQDELEISYDFSRGVNKYLLVTPEGTQKFTHEEEDQLMQSGLEKLVNIDGQAGREALVFPHSANLGPTAAKYDRMSIADRLAEIENDLTPNERICLEAFVLLCSGGTLETTSFYEFLHWWALSGYTYQGCIEYLVKYKFKGGQSSFSIRFFKEALASGNLTYSFSTPVASVKSGPVGVEVTARSGQKFRALKMISAMPLNTLNDVHFDPPLMPGKKAAADIGHVNQCTKVHAEVSDRDLRSMTSISYPHNKLSYGFGDGTTPAGNTHIVAFGGQHNHFHPEEDIEKTKAAFQGFAPMDIKRLVFHNWSKDEFAKGAWFFSRPGLLTNHLGDMRATQGNIIFACSDWALGWRSFIDGAIEEGTRAAMAVRSSLSERSHL; translated from the exons ATGTCTTCTCGAGACGGCTTCTCATGGACTGAGTCCCAAGGACTCAAGGCTGGTGTCCCATGCATTGGAGCTATCAACCCTCCTACCAATCTCTCAGACAAGAACATAAAGTTCGATgtgattgttgttggtgcGGGTTACTGTGGTCTAACTGCAGCTCGTGATGCAGCCGTTGCTG GCCTCAAAGTGTTGCTCATTGAAGCTCGTGATCGTATTGGAGGCCGGTCATGGAGCTCAAACATCGAGGGCTATCCATATGAAATGGGTGGTACCTGGGTATACTGGGGACAACCAAACGTATGGCGTGAAATCTCCAGATACGGCATGCAAGATGAACTTGAGATCTCATATGACTTCTCAAGAGGCGTCAATAAGTATCTTCTGGTGACACCAGAGGGCACCCAAAAGTTCACCCACGAGGAAGAG GATCAACTAATGCAAAGTGGTCTTGAGAAACTTGTCAACATCGACGGTCAAGCCGGTCGTGAAGCATTAGTCTTCCCTCACAGCGCAAATCTCGGCCCAACAGCCGCCAAATACGACCGCATGTCCATTGCAGACCGTCTCGCCGAGATCGAAAACGATCTCACCCCCAACGAGCGTATATGCCTGGAAGcctttgttcttctctgcaGCGGCGGTACCCTTGAGACCACTAGCTTCTACGAGTTCTTGCACTGGTGGGCGCTTAGCGGCTACACATACCAAGGTTGCATCGAGTATCTCGTCAAGTACAAGTTCAAGGGCGGCCAGTCAAGTTTCTCTATTCGTTTCTTCAAGGAGGCTTTGGCGAGTGGAAACTTGACATATTCGTTTAGCACCCCCGTTGCTTCTGTCAAGAGTGGtcctgttggtgttgaagttaCTGCGAGAAGTGGCCAGAAGTTCAgagcgttgaagatgattaGCGCTATGCCGCTTAACACTCTTAATGATGTGCATTTCGATCCTCCTCTGATGCCTGGGAAGAAGGCGGCGGCGGACATTGGTCATGTCAACCAGTGCACCAAAGTTCATGCTGAGGTTTCTGATCGAGATCTTCGCTCCATGACTAGTATCAGCTACCCTCACAACAAGCTCTCATACGGCTTTGGAGATGGTACGACCCCTGCTGGTAACACTCACATCGTGGCCTTTGGCGGTCAGCACAATCACTTCCATCCTGAGGAGGACATTGAAAAGACCAAGGCTGCCTTCCAAGGCTTTGCTCCGATGGATATCAAGCGCTTGGTCTTTCACAACTGGTCCAAGGATGAGTTTGCAAAGGGAGCTTG GTTCTTCTCTCGACCTGGTCTTCTGACCAATCATCTTGGCGACATGCGAGCCACGCAGGGCAACATCATCTTTGCCTGCTCCGATTGGGCCCTTGGATGGCGTAGCTTTATTGACGGAGCCATTGAAGAAGGAACACGAGCTGCCATGGCTGTGCGTTCGAGCCTTTCCGAGCGGAGCCATCTGTAG
- a CDS encoding related to HNM1-Choline permease, with product MTSSTQEGALQQRLSTLTMVAMAFAILNTWIALAGTMAYILPSGGSVSFIYGFIVCVLCNLALAASLGEMAALWPTAGGQYHFMYALCTPKWKRSMSFFVGWTNIAGWLTIVTTQAFFAAQLISAAAVVASNNAYEATQWKTYLFFLAILTFGTVGNVWGNKILGRWNDMALYWSVLSVVIMSIILLSMSPKTDARQVFTEFRNETGWSDGVAWILGLLQSALSLIGFDVVLHLTEEMPNPSRDAPRAMMLAIVIGGVTGFLFILVILFCLTDPETILASNTGMPIVELFLQSTKSRAAATILALMLSVCFINGTSASITSASRLLYAMARDKGIICHNYFAHIEPKLDVPVRTITLCFIFNVLFGLLYLGPAVAFSAYIASCTIFLNVSYVGPVIALLVRGRGILKEYQTRKTPARMGLRTGAVVNGIASVFVVVITIFFCFPTALPVSANTMNYVSAVVGVFYVLLALYWMIYGKTFEGPNFEAIIGQPLQIKGEHETEAVQEKSETSTKA from the exons ATGACTTCTTCAACGCAGGAGGGCGCTCTTCAGCAGCGTCTCTCGACTTTGACCATGGTTGCTATGGCctttgccattctcaa TACATGGATTGCACTCGCTGGTACTATGGCGTACATTCTCCCTTCCGGGGGCTCTGTGTCGTTTATCTATGGATTCATAGTTTGTGTCCTTTGTAATCTGGCTCTTGCTGCTAGTCTGGGAGAAATGGCGGCACTTTGGCCAACTGCTG GTGGACAGTATCACTTTATGTACGCTCTTTGTACACCGAAATGGAAACGGTCTATG AGTTTCTTCGTTGGATGGACCAACATTGCCGGCTGGTTGACCATCGTGACAACTCAAGCCTTCTTTGCTG CTCAACTAATCTCCGCCGCAGCCGTCGTCGCTTCGAATAACGCATACGAGGCAACACAATGGAAAACatatctcttcttcctcgccatccttACCTTTGGAACGGTCGGCAATGTATGGGGCAACAAGATCCTGGGTCGTTGGAACGATATGGCTT TATATTGGTCCGTCCTCTCGGTTGTAATCATGAGCatcattcttctttccatgTCGCCGAAGACAGATGCTCGTCAGGTCTTTACAGAGTTCAGAAATGAGACTGGCTGGTCAGATGGTGTCGCTTGGATCCTTGGCTTACTCCAATCTGCTTTGTCGCTCATCGGGTTTGATGTCGTCTTGCATTTAACTGAAGAGATGCCTAACCCATCAAGAGATGCACCTCGAGCAATGATGCTAGCTATAGTCATCGGCGGTGTCAC CGGCTTCctgttcatcctcgtcatcctcttctgCCTCACAGACCCAGAAACGATCCTAGCCTCCAACACAGGCATGCCCATCGTCGAACTCTTCCTCCAGAGCACAAAGAGTCGTGCCGCTGCAACTATCCTAGCCCTTATGCTAAGTGTCTGTTTCATCAACGGCACATCAgccagcatcaccagtgCCAGCCGTCTTCTATACGCCATGGCTAGAGACAAGGGTATCATCTGCCATAACTACTTTGCGCATATTGAACCGAAACTCGACGTCCCGGTCCGCACAATCACCTTGTgtttcatcttcaacgtccTCTTTGGGCTCTTGTATCTTGGTCCTGCTGTGGCTTTCAGTGCTTACATTGCTTCGTGCACTATCTTCCTCAATGTATCGTATGTCGGACCTGTCATTGCCTTGTTGGTCAGAGGTAGAGGTATCCTCAAGGAGTACCAGACAAGGAAGACACCAGCCAGGATGGGCTTGAGGACTGGTGCTGTTGTCAATGGCATCGCAAGTGTCTTTGTCGTTGTCATAACCATC TTCTTCTGTTTTCCAACTGCCCTCCCCGTGTCAGCTAATACCATGA ACTATGTTTCCGCTGTCGTCGGCGTTTTCTACGTACTTCTTGCCTTGTACTGGATGATCTATGGCAAGACCTTTGAAGGCCCT AACTTTGAGGCCATCATTGGACAGCCTTTACAGATCAAAGGAGAACATGAGACGGAAGCAGTTCAGGAGAAGTCTGAAACGTCAACGAAGGCTTGA
- a CDS encoding permease-like protein — MVAETVVPDRVPEDTLQPRYDETAPHRYDEKEPHFDTDLKSEADSEDDRIVDLFSSFPPAKGVEHEPNPLTARAVIVGIILGSLVNASNVYLGLKTGFTFPATMFGAIFGYGFILMLTKSLPHVPILGGKFGPQENSIIQAAATGAGGMSGVFVAGLPAMYRLDLLSDDPKKDFGRILTITFVCAFFGLFAAVPLRRFFIINVARELNLVFPTPTATAMTIRSMHAVGSGAADALRKIKALGIAFIIALLIICVGQYADGILHNWHIFTWFYVWSGYTASGLLEPENWGWYIQLTPAFFGSGILVGLNAAVSWWGGTVVAWGLIGPLLVHYGECIGIAVGEGKWEGITRFSVMTGVDDPDYVPSPRYWMLWPGVMVLMVYSLIEFFLHGKVVWDGIKFAVHESARSINNRLQARGHSNAWFAKQAAKADADGGVEDFASAQDQVPTWVWVAGTLAALVLAMIVSEVQFHMNAGLALLACILGVIFAFMSIYGGAVTDCAPLTASAKASQLVYGGITKNHFAIKDAQRINLVAGNIASGTADVANSLVSDFRVGFLLKTPPKLQFYAQAMGTVVSVFLAPGIFVLFMSAYPCVYRPSDDPADICPFAAPSVAAWQAVATAVTMPSIPIPKSSAYFSIAMGILCAVQAIVKHFWLVGSREKYRDWLPNWMSVGVAWVLGPDSGYANAILFGSITAWWWRKWFNNHFEMYAFAIAAGLIAGEGFGGVINAALELGKVSGSFKGTEIALPGAEW; from the exons ATGGTCGCCGAAACAGTCGTCCCCGATCGTGTGCCTGAGGATACCCTCCAGCCTCGATACGACGAGACCGCGCCGCATCGCTACGATGAGAAGGAGCCTCACTTCGACACGGACCTCAAGTCCGAGGCCGACAGCGAAGATGATCGTATCGTCGACCTGTTCTCCAGCTTCCCTCCTGCAAAGGGTGTTGAGCATGAGCCTAACCCTCTGACTGCTCGTGCTGTCATTGTCGGTATCATTCTCGGCTCTCTCGTCAACGCCTCCAACGTCTATCTCG GTCTCAAGACTGGTTTCACTTTCCCCGCTACCATGTTCGGCGCCATCTTCGGCTATGGCTTCATCCTCATGTTGACAAAGTCCCTCCCTCACGTCCCCATCCTCGGCGGCAAGTTCGGTCCCCAAGAGAACTCCATCATCCAGGCCGCTGCCACTGGCGCCGGTGGTATGTCCGGCGTCTTCGTCGCCGGTCTCCCCGCCATGTACCGTCTCGACCTCCTCTCCGACGACCCCAAGAAGGACTTTGGTCGCATCCTCACCATCACCTTCGTCTGCGCCTTCTTCGGCCTCTTCGCTGCTGTTCCCCTCCGAcgattcttcatcatcaacgtcgCCAGAGAGCTTAACCTCGTCTTCCCTACGCCTACCGCTACCGCTATGACTATCCGCTCCATGCACGCTGTTGGATCCGGTGCGGCTGATGCGCTCCGAAAGATCAAGGCTCTGGGCATTGCTTTCATCATTGCTCTGCTCATCATCTGTGTCGGACAGTATGCCGATGGTATTCTTCACAACTGGCACATCTTCACCTGGTTCTATGTCTGGTCTGGATACACCGCCAGCGGTCTCCTTGAGCCTGAGAACTGGGGTTGGTACATCCAGCTCACCCCCGCCTTCTTCGGCTCCGGTATCCTCGTCGGTCTCAACGCTGCTGTCTCTTGGTGGGGTGGTACCGTCGTCGCCTGGGGTCTCATCGGTCCTCTTCTCGTCCACTATGGCGAGTGCATTGGTATCGCTGTCGGCGAGGGTAAGTGGGAAGGCATCACTCGATTCAGCGTTATGACTGGTGTCGACGATCCCGACTACGTTCCCTCTCCCCGATACTGGATGCTCTGGCCCGGTGTCATGGTCCTCATGGTCTACTCCCTCATCGAGTTCTTCCTCCACGGAAAGGTTGTCTGGGATGGTATCAAGTTCGCCGTCCACGAGTCCGCTcgctccatcaacaacagacTCCAGGCTCGTGGCCACAGCAACGCTTGGTTCGCTAAgcaggctgccaaggctgatgccgacggtggtgttgaggactTTGCTTCCGCTCAGGACCAGGTCCCTACCTGGGTCTGGGTCGCCGGTACTCTCGCTGCTCTCGTTCTCGCCATGATCGTCAGCGAGGTTCAGTTCCACATGAACGCTGGTCTTGCTCTCCTCGCCTGTATCCTCGGTGTCATTTTCGCTTTCATGTCCATCTACGGTGGCGCCGTCACTGACTGTGCTCCTCTTACTGCTTCCGCCAAGGCTTCCCAGCTTGTCTATGGTGGTATCACCAAGAACCACTTTGCCATCAAGGACGCTCAGCGAATCAACCTTGTTGCCGGTAACATTGCTTCCGGTACTGCTGACGTTGCCAACTCTCTTGTCAGCGACTTCCGAGTTGGTTTCCTCCTCAAGACTCCCCCCAAGCTGCAGTTCTATGCCCAGGCCATGGGTACTGTCGTCTCCGTCTTCCTTGCCCCCGGTATCTTTGTCCTCTTCATGTCTGCCTACCCTTGCGTCTACCGACCCAGCGATGACCCCGCTGATATCTGCCCCTTCGCTGCTCCCTCCGTCGCTGCTTGGCAAGCTGTCGCTACTGCTGTTACCATGCCCAGCATCCCTATCCCCAAGTCCTCCGCCTACTTCTCCATTGCCATGGGTATCCTTTGCGCTGTCCAGGCTATCGTCAAGCACTTCTGGCTCGTCGGTTCCCGCGAGAAGTACCGTGATTGGCTCCCCAACTGGATGTCCGTCGGTGTCGCCTGGGTTCTCGGCCCCGACTCCGGATATGCCAATGCCATTCTCT TTGGCTCTATTACTGCGTGGTGGTGGCGCAAGTGGTTCAACAACCACTTTGAAATGTATGCGTTCGCGATCGCCGCTGGTTTGATCGCTGGAGAAGGATTCGGTGGTGTCATCAACGCCGCCCTCGAGCTTGGAAAGGTCAGCGGTTCTTTCAAGGGAACCGAGATTGCTCTGCCCGGTGCTGAGTGGTAA